A stretch of Lachancea thermotolerans CBS 6340 chromosome D complete sequence DNA encodes these proteins:
- the BCK1 gene encoding mitogen-activated protein kinase kinase kinase BCK1 (similar to uniprot|Q01389 Saccharomyces cerevisiae YJL095W BCK1 Mitogen-activated protein (MAP) kinase kinase kinase acting in the protein kinase C signaling pathway which controls cell integrity upon activation by Pkc1p phosphorylates downstream kinases Mkk1p and Mkk2p) has product MAFLKKKLANVNHSSRSRSGSTSSSRFHASPSTPNSPEFKLPELPPKIPADKNSLKATPFHSHTHPIARIVPRPLDEKTDVQNSSGFTFEEDQSNEVRQNEARQNEVKFPSKKNSTVKNTPNYAVSNSAPGSTYTGITNSPQQGLLFSWDVTNPDEWNMVRVLSWFRFNDFDESWVAYFKKRQIHGRSFLKLMAYDNFLEHENNLIQTKTSSYKRFQYLLKRTLEQNVVSGHNRNRSDKSNGSRSSSDSVKIRNKMKQEFEHSRSISETMVAENKSSAIDVNDEKIVPLRSHQKTSSASSLYRRSFISLLGSSSQDQIKPDPNINIKIPPRPVSSAESINQPDRCNNRTCSSPISPSYSGIFRRQHKSSSSESSIFNTLFGSNTGGSSNSIAEKPAEEHKKPRPVKSSSLESLPREKSSLNSSEFPLPKQSYPLNDEKSRLWGKLKRKSLQPDLSATRSTSAPSEIELSEENTLVNTNLPESQEFNWEDFVLEKRFYPLKNSKTDDRFILITKDNKSFIPLNIGIITNLDELKDSMALTLGIKHKNYTIHLTDFGCDIGCAIEDDLLETLRGNMFSNVPSKLFIKDQTPIQSKPEIVEPSSEVTASGQLVKNKRTELSANSSIINSNDDTSTITSCSDATSFDDIARAAGRAVYPQTPNSYYGAVVTNPNSEVDYWTVKDNLPEDPQQSRGSKTRQRFRPRKSSGADSNVPSGSTDSDQSFQIIRKKSNDEIDFNNRRASPYVNPDFAPRREAPKPPSSSQNSLVSTGSNSLANSPKFNRIRANTASLKRKARPPPPASILNQLSTRSSNGSLRTSKNTAVSPSESVVHSYTPGSTQVLVPQPYKGNSDTIKPGILEDSIISYTHPPFVSRSGSLQSTANSVLPSPPHLSKRFSTKRIVSSASAADIFDENDISFADAPNLTESDEDRHSDSSDEIIWSSQRKQCEPKKLDGTKQATEDSDCDIDEKSLNSVDSATNTHLHFPTRKMTLRPSPEVVYQNLERFFPGTDLDRPIVEGTTPPPSPRIVKASSPKISSLGNDQPGPDPEPRSPNNSRVGTPQTMISKSMNDSQEVLSQSSNVLKIPRRTKTIRIIAREASDARRNSKTRSLGRKNTKMWGTRVVEVTDKKTVAINKSKNSNGEYKEFAWIKGEIIGKGSFGSVYLGLNVTTGEMMAVKQVEVPRYGSQDETTLSVLEALKSEVSTLKDLDHVNIVQYLGFENKNHVYSLFLEYVAGGSVGSLIRLFGRFDEDLIRFLAVQVLRGLAYLHSKGILHRDMKADNLLLDVDGICKISDFGISKKSNNIYSNSDMTMRGTVFWMAPEMVDTKQGYSAKVDIWSLGCVVLEMFAGKRPWSNFEVVAAMFKIGKFKSAPPIPEDTQKLLSAEAKSFLDACFEIDPEKRPTADDLLSHPFCGVRSRFVFQETSLARFIRSKPA; this is encoded by the coding sequence ATggcttttctcaaaaaaaagctcgCCAATGTGAATCATTCTTCCCGCTCAAGGTCGGGCTCCACTTCTTCTAGCAGGTTTCATGCGTCACCATCAACACCAAACAGTCCAGAGTTCAAGCTCCCAGAACTGCCCCCCAAGATCCCTGCTGATAAGAACAGCTTGAAAGCAACACCTTTCCACTCACATACCCACCCCATAGCTAGGATTGTGCCTCGTCCACTTGACGAGAAGACAGATGTTCAAAATAGTAGCGGCTTCACCTTCGAAGAGGATCAATCCAACGAGGTTCGACAAAACGAGGCTCGGCAAAACGAGGTTAAGTTTCCCTCCAAAAAAAACTCAACTGTTAAAAACACACCAAATTATGCAGTCTCCAATAGTGCTCCGGGAAGTACATACACTGGAATTACAAACTCTCCTCAGCAAGGACTATTATTTTCTTGGGATGTCACTAACCCAGATGAATGGAACATGGTTCGAGTTCTTTCATGGTTCCGTTTCAATGACTTCGACGAGTCTTGGGTTGCATACTTTAAAAAACGTCAGATACATGGACgcagttttttgaagctgaTGGCATATGATAATTTCTTGGAACACGAAAACAACCTTATCCAAACCAAGACATCTTCCTACAAAAGATTCCaatatttgttgaaaaggaCTCTCGAACAAAATGTTGTTAGTGGGCACAACAGAAATAGAAGCGATAAATCGAACGGGTCTCGTAGCTCAAGCGATTCAGTCAAAATCAGGAACAAAATGAAACAAGAATTTGAGCACAGTAGGTCGATTTCAGAAACCATGGTcgcagaaaacaaaagcagcGCCATTGATGTTAACGATGAAAAGATTGTACCTTTGAGGTCTCATCAAAAGACCAGCAGTGCGAGTTCACTTTATCGAAGAAGTTTCATATCTTTGCTTGGGAGCTCAAGCCAAGACCAAATCAAACCAGATCCTAACATAAATATCAAAATTCCTCCACGGCCTGTATCATCCGCTGAAAGTATTAACCAACCAGATCGATGCAATAACCGCACTTGCTCTTCCCCAATATCACCTAGTTATTCTGGGATCTTCAGACGACAGCATAAAAGCAGCTCATCAGAGTCTTCAATTTTCAATACTCTATTTGGCTCAAATACTGGGGGTAGCAGTAACAGTATAGCGGAAAAGCCCGCTGAAGAACATAAAAAACCGAGGCCggtgaagagctcatctttAGAGAGCCTTCCGCGAGAGAAATCTAGTCTAAATTCTTCCGAATTTCCATTACCAAAGCAGTCGTATCCATTAAACGATGAGAAGTCACGGCTGTGGGGGAAGCTTAAAAGGAAGTCCTTGCAACCTGATCTTTCTGCCACCAGGTCAACCAGTGCGCCTTCCGAAATTGAATTATCTGAGGAAAACACATTGGTTAACACCAATCTTCCGGAATCTCAGGAATTCAACTGGGAAGATTTCGTGCTAGAAAAGCGCTTTTATCCCTTGAAAAATTCCAAAACAGACGACAGGTTCATACTCATAACAAAAGATAACAAATCTTTTATTCCCTTGAATATTGGCATTATCACAAATCTCGATGAACTCAAAGACTCCATGGCCCTCACTCTTGGGATAAAACACAAAAACTACACAATTCATCTTACCGATTTTGGGTGCGATATTGGTTGTGCCATAGAGGATGATTTGCTCGAGACTCTTAGGGGAAACATGTTTAGTAATGTTCCTAGCAAGCTGTTCATTAAGGACCAAACTCCAATTCAGTCAAAGCCAGAAATCGTAGAGCCAAGTAGTGAAGTCACTGCATCTGGCCAATTagttaaaaacaaaaggaCAGAGTTATCAGCTAACAGCAGCATTATAAATTCCAATGATGACACATCCACAATAACTTCATGTTCTGATGCAACATCATTTGATGACATTGCGCGTGCAGCAGGAAGGGCCGTATACCCACAGACCCCGAACTCTTATTACGGAGCTGTCGTTACCAATCCAAATTCAGAGGTAGATTATTGGACAGTCAAAGACAATCTGCCAGAGGACCCTCAACAGAGTCGtggttcaaaaactcgtcaAAGATTTAGGCCGAGGAAAAGTTCTGGCGCCGATTCCAATGTACCATCGGGTAGCACTGACTCCGATCAATCATTCCAAATCATTCGGAAGAAAAGTAATGACGAGATAGACTTCAATAACAGGCGAGCATCTCCCTATGTTAATCCAGATTTCGCGCCTCGAAGGGAAGCTCCGAAGCcgccttcaagctcacagAACTCATTGGTTTCTACTGGTTCCAACAGCTTAGCAAATTCCCCCAAATTCAATCGGATTCGCGCAAACACAGCATCGCTAAAGCGGAAAGCACGCCCCCCACCTCCAGCCTCGATTTTGAACCAGCTCTCTACGCGGTCATCCAACGGATCTTTACGTACTTCCAAGAACACAGCTGTCAGCCCTTCTGAGTCCGTCGTTCATTCCTACACCCCTGGTTCCACTCAGGTTCTTGTACCCCAGCCTTACAAGGGTAATAGTGACACCATAAAACCGGGTATCCTGGAGGACTCTATTATTTCATACACTCATCCGCCATTTGTAAGTCGTTCGGGTTCTTTACAATCTACTGCTAATTCCGTTTTACCATCTCCCCCTCATTTGTCTAAAAGATTTAGTACAAAGAGAATTGTTTCCTCTGCCTCGGCGGctgatatttttgatgaaaatgatATTTCGTTCGCTGATGCACCAAACCTTACTGAATCGGACGAGGATCGTCACAGTGATTCCTCTGACGAGATCATTTGGTCATCACAACGTAAGCAGTGCGAGccaaaaaagcttgacgGCACAAAACAGGCTACTGAAGACTCGGATTGTGATATCGATGAAAAATCGCTTAACTCAGTTGATTCTGCGACAAATACTCACCTTCATTTTCCCACCAGAAAAATGACGTTGCGTCCCTCCCCTGAAGTTGTCTACCAAAACCTTGAGAGGTTTTTCCCCGGGACGGATCTTGACAGACCAATCGTTGAAGGAACAACACCGCCACCTTCACCAAGGATCGTTAAAGCGAGCTCCCCCAAAATATCATCACTCGGGAATGATCAACCAGGGCCGGACCCCGAGCCCAGGTCACCAAACAACTCAAGGGTTGGAACTCCTCAGACTATGATATCAAAATCGATGAACGATTCACAAGAGGTTCTCAGTCAGAGCTCCAATGTCTTGAAAATCCccagaagaacaaaaaccaTTAGAATAATAGCAAGAGAAGCAAGCGATGCTAGGCGCAACTCCAAAACAAGGAGCCTCGGTCGAAAAAACACCAAGATGTGGGGAACTCGAGTAGTCGAGGTTACCGATAAGAAGACTGTTGCGATAAACAAGTCTAAGAACTCCAACGGCGAGTATAAGGAATTTGCTTGGATTAAAGGTGAAATAATAGGTAAAGGGTCATTTGGATCCGTTTATCTTGGTTTAAATGTGACAACTGGAGAAATGATGGCGGTTAAACAAGTTGAGGTGCCACGCTATGGATCGCAAGACGAAACAACTCTGAGTGTATTAGAAGCTCTCAAATCCGAGGTATCTACATTAAAGGATTTGGATCATGTCAATATCGTTCAATATCTTGGgttcgaaaacaaaaatcatGTCTACAGCTTGTTTTTAGAGTATGTGGCGGGTGGATCAGTTGGCTCCTTGATAAGGCTTTTTGGTCGCTTTGATGAGGATCTCATAAGGTTCCTTGCGGTGCAAGTATTGAGAGGGTTGGCCTACCTTCATTCCAAAGGGATTTTACATCGTGACATGAAGGCAGACAATTTGCTATTAGATGTTGATGGCATTTGTAAGATAAGCGATTTCGGAATTTCTAAGAAATCAAATAACATCTACTCCAATTCTGATATGACGATGCGGGGAACAGTATTTTGGATGGCACCAGAAATGGTCGACACAAAACAAGGATACAGCGCGAAGGTTGATATTTGGTCATTGGGATGCGTGGTCCTGGAAATGTTTGCAGGCAAACGTCCGTGGTCCAACTTTGAGGTTGTTGCAGCAATGTTTAAGATAGGGAAGTTCAAATCAGCCCCTCCTATTCCTGAAGACACTCAGAAGCTGTTGTCAGCGGaagccaaaagctttctggATGcttgttttgaaattgatCCTGAAAAAAGACCAACAGCAGATGACCTTCTATCACATCCATTTTGTGGAGTCAGAAGTCgatttgtttttcaggAAACCAGCTTGGCTAGATTTATTCGTTCAAAGCCTGCTTAG
- the MRPL49 gene encoding mitochondrial 54S ribosomal protein bL21m (some similarities with uniprot|P40858 Saccharomyces cerevisiae YJL096W MRPL49 Mitochondrial ribosomal protein of the large subunit), which produces MNSLRRLFPALNSFRQCAHFPTAQFSRSISSTAVSSQKFDITPLKLSNELYAVIRIHNRPYLVTKGDKVTLPFKLKQAEVGDILNMNDVTAIGSRNYKVVDSPLDPSLYTIKATILEKTKRPMRVREVTKRRNRKVRHAVSKPDLTVLRISELSLND; this is translated from the coding sequence ATGAACTCGCTCAGAAGGTTGTTTCCAGCACTGAATTCCTTCAGACAGTGTGCGCACTTTCCGACTGCTCAGTTTTCCCGCTCAATTTCATCTACGGCTGTTTCGtctcaaaagtttgacaTCACGCCTTTAAAGCTCTCAAATGAACTCTACGCTGTGATTCGTATCCACAATAGGCCATACCTAGTTACAAAAGGAGATAAGGTAACGCTGCCTTTCAAACTAAAGCAAGCGGAAGTCGGAGACATTCTGAACATGAACGATGTCACCGCAATTGGAAGCAGAAACTACAAAGTCGTCGATAGTCCGTTGGATCCTTCACTCTACACCATAAAAGCTACAATTCTGGAGAAAACTAAACGCCCTATGCGAGTTAGAGAGGTCACGAAGCGAAGGAACCGTAAAGTTCGTCATGCCGTGAGCAAGCCGGATCTCACGGTTTTGAGGATTTCGGAACTTTCTCTTAACGATTGA
- the TOK1 gene encoding Tok1p (similar to uniprot|P40310 Saccharomyces cerevisiae YJL093C TOK1 Target Of K1 Killer Toxin outward- rectifier potassium channel), whose amino-acid sequence MVRKNSSDAEREYKRLLDESLSFNRDKVIILNAEPSSRSFVIWFIISSYFPVITACLGPISNTIAVAGIVGKWRADAAGKTHPDPKGVYAVNVVSLALGCVSNFVLLLHFSKRVGYIRAQLTNIVGWTLAGGLLLADVIVCSQRDFPPNLQRTVGFWYASFTVLLYFGSTVLLSIHYCGYKAGKYPAKFNLTDSERNVMIFTFVLSIWFIWGSAMFSKLIEISFDEALYFCTVSILTIGLGDIVPLSVSAKIMTLVYSMSGVIILGLIVALTRSILQSSSGPILFFNRVETARTKVYEKLIASGEQLEGREAFEVIKNIRKVSVQRQKRWSVLSTLVIFIAFWLLGALVFHFAERWNYFNCLYFCFLCLITIGFGDYAPKTGCGRAFFVIWAICAVPLMTAIINTVGETLHSMSSNLEINIAKSSALLLSPVFSMFDKICSFCSNSPKETQMDHSVADEHGPQSASESQAEGNGELLSIHSPERPPSKPDFDSGSDSSIDSKIATKLKDYLQVIKWLRELSHRKPDSKLDFDEWARLFSSISDDGDRTLGDPHFWVSEDSPLRYPIDEPRYVMHNLLINLENDIERLVRKNSDEA is encoded by the coding sequence ATGGTGCGAAAGAATAGTTCAGATGCCGAGCGTGAATATAAGCGACTTCTGGATGAGTCGCTTTCGTTCAACAGAGACAAAGTGATCATCTTAAATGCGGAGCCGTCGAGCCGCTCGTTTGTAATATGGTTTATCATATCGAGTTATTTTCCCGTGATTACTGCCTGTTTGGGTCCTATATCAAACACCATCGCCGTGGCTGGCATTGTTGGGAAGTGGAGGGCAGACGCGGCGGGAAAAACGCATCCGGATCCAAAGGGAGTCTACGCTGTGAATGTGGTTTCACTGGCCTTGGGCTGTGTCTCTaactttgttcttcttctacaTTTCTCGAAGAGGGTCGGCTACATACGAGCGCAGCTCACCAATATAGTTGGGTGGACGTTGGCTGGGGGACTGCTGCTTGCAGATGTGATAGTATGCAGTCAAAGAGATTTCCCGCCCAACTTACAAAGAACTGTTGGATTTTGGTACGCGTCCTTCACTGTATTGCTATATTTTGGCTCTACTGTCCTGTTATCAATTCACTACTGCGGCTATAAGGCTGGGAAATACCCAGCGAAATTCAATTTGACGGATAGCGAGAGAAATGTTATGATTTTCACATTTGTTCTATCGATTTGGTTTATATGGGGGTCAGCAATGTTCTCCAAGTTGATAGAAATCAGCTTTGATGAAGCGCTTTATTTCTGTACAGTTTCCATACTAACAATCGGCTTAGGAGACATTGTCCCTCTCTCCGTCTCTGCCAAGATCATGACCCTTGTTTACTCGATGTCTGGCGTTATAATATTGGGTCTCATTGTCGCTTTGACTCGCTCCATACTCCAATCTTCTTCGGGCCCAATTCTCTTTTTTAACCGCGTTGAAACTGCTCGTACTAAGGTTTACGAGAAACTGATTGCAAGTGGCGAGCAGTTGGAAGGAAGAGAAGCATTTGAAGTTATCAAGAATATTCGCAAGGTTTCAGTACAGCGACAAAAGAGATGGAGCGTGCTCTCGACTCTGGTTATTTTTATTGCGTTTTGGCTTCTTGGGGCGCTTGTGTTCCATTTTGCAGAGCGCTGGAACTATTTTAACTGCTTATACTTCTGTTTTTTGTGCTTGATAACTATTGGTTTTGGCGATTATGCGCCGAAGACGGGTTGCGGGAGAGCGTTTTTTGTGATATGGGCCATTTGCGCTGTGCCCTTAATGACAGCTATCATAAACACAGTCGGAGAAACCTTACATTCGATGTCAAGCAATCTGGAGATCAACATTGCAAAATCTTCTGCACTCCTTCTGTCACCTGTGTTTTCTATGTTTGACAAGATATGCTCATTCTGTTCCAATAGTCCAAAAGAAACGCAAATGGACCACAGTGTGGCTGATGAACATGGCCCCCAAAGCGCAAGCGAATCACAAGCAGAAGGAAACGGGGAACTCCTTTCAATTCATAGCCCAGAAAGGCCGCCTTCCAAACCTGATTTTGACAGTGGTTCAGATTCCTCGATTGATTCAAAGATTGCAACAAAACTTAAAGACTACTTACAAGTTATAAAGTGGTTGAGAGAACTTTCGCATCGTAAGCCAGACTCCAAACTTGACTTTGATGAATGGGCAAGGTTGTTTTCTTCCATTAGTGACGATGGAGACAGAACGCTAGGGGACCCCCACTTCTGGGTCTCAGAGGATTCACCTTTGAGATATCCGATTGATGAACCACGTTATGTTATGCATAATCTACTTATCAACCTTGAGAATGACATAGAGCGTTTAGTAAGGAAAAACAGCGATGAGGCTTGA
- the PHS1 gene encoding enoyl-CoA hydratase PHS1 (similar to uniprot|P40857 Saccharomyces cerevisiae YJL097W Protein required for cell viability): protein MGKVSFVNPLALYNLFSAGLWGYLLYNAIVVYPKIGQPEFFYEIKSTLNAIQCGALIEVFNSLFGIVRAPLLTTFAQVASRLLLTIGVFQYLPEAENAHNKTFVSLVIAWSITEVVRYSFYYFNLTLTCGAPKLLVLLRYNLFWVLYPLGVASELLIIYSALPVGESKYSANVRWALIAAMLTYIPGFPMLFSHMVVQRKKIMRSIRSTTKKEN, encoded by the coding sequence ATGGGAAAGGTATCATTTGTAAATCCTTTAGCTTTGTACAACTTATTCTCAGCTGGCCTATGGGGCTATCTTCTTTACAATGCCATTGTTGTTTATCCTAAAATCGGCCAACCGGAATTCTTTTACGAGATCAAGAGTACCTTGAACGCTATTCAGTGTGGCGCTCTCATTGAGGTTTTCAACTCACTCTTTGGTATTGTGCGTGCTCCTCTTTTGACTACCTTTGCTCAGGTAGCTTCCAGGCTCTTGTTGACAATCGgagtttttcaatattTGCCTGAGGCGGAGAACGCGCACAACAAGACATTTGTTTCACTCGTTATCGCCTGGTCAATTACTGAGGTAGTCAGATACTCGTTTTACTACTTCAATTTGACCCTGACTTGTGGTGCCCCCAAGCTGTTAGTTTTGTTGCGTTACAACCTCTTCTGGGTGCTTTATCCGCTTGGTGTGGCTAGCGAGCTGTTGATAATTTACTCTGCCCTTCCCGTTGGCGAATCTAAATACTCGGCGAATGTCAGATGGGCATTGATAGCGGCCATGCTTACCTACATTCCAGGTTTCCCAATGCTCTTCTCGCATATGGTGgttcaaagaaagaaaatTATGAGATCAATCCGCTCAACTACCAAGAAGGAAAACTGA